GCCAGGCGCGCGTCGGCGGCGTGGCCAAGGCAGACAAGGGGGTCATCATCGCCAAAACGCCGGCGCTGTTGCCGCCGTCCGCGCAATTTCGCGGCATCATCCGACACGAACTCATCCATGTCCTGCTTGCGCGCAACACGGAGGCGGCCTACGTTCCCCGTTGGTTCGACGAGGGCGTCGCGATGGTTCTCTCCAAAGAAATGCGGTGGGAAAGCAGTTTCGAGGTGGCGCGCATGTATGTGCAGCGCCGCCTGATCCCCTACATCGAACTGAATTTCGCGTTCGCGCCGATAGGCGACGAATCCACCTTCGGCGGCGCCTATGCCCAGGCATTGTCCATGACGCGATGGCTTAAAAATCGCATGGGCGAAGATCGCTTTTGGCAATTGGTGCAATCGCTTCGCACGATGCCGTTCGAGGACGCGATCCGCGTGCATGCGAATCTCACGCCCGCCGGACTCGACGCCGGCTGGCGCGCTTCGTTGTGGAAAGTTGCCCTCGTCGCGTCGCTTGTGTCAGGATTTTCCGCGTTCCAGCTCATGGCGGTTCTGGCCGTCGTTGCGTATGTGTATAAATGGCGGCGCGGCCAGCGTATCCTGCAGCAATGGGAGGAGGAAGAAGAAGGCGAAGAACCGCCGGCGCCTTGGTGTGAATCCACCGAGGACGATCCGTATTTTTGGGAAGAAGAGGACGATGACGATCAGAAGTGATAGGCGCGTTGCGATAATCGGCGCAAGCGGCATCGGCAAGCACCATGCGAAGTGGTGGGCGCACGCGGGGGCCGATGTGTGCGCCTTTGCGGGAACGTCGCCGGAGTCCATCGCCAAGACGCACGACACGCTCACGACGCTCTTCGGATTTGCCGGACGCGGTTATACCCGCGTGGAGGAAATGATCGAGGTTGAGCGTCCGGATATCGTGGATGTCTGCTCCCCTCCCCCGCTTCACGCCCGACATGTGCGCGCGGCGCTGGAATCTGGTTGCCATGTCCTCTGCGAAAAGCCCTTTGTCTACGATCCCGCCCTGTCGCGCGGGGAATTGATGGATGCGGCGGCCAGTCTGGCTTCGCTTGCACAACGCCGCGGATGCCTCCTGTCCGTTTCAACGCAATATGCAGCGGCCGCGTTGTCATTTGCCCGGATTTGGGCCAATCGTGAGCCTGTCGCCCATTACCACGGCCATCTCGAATCGCCTGCACGCAACCGCCCTCCCGATCCGGTACGTGTTTGGGTGGATCTCTCCCCTCACCCCCTGAGTGTGTTGTTGAAACTGGCGCCGGATGGCGAAGTCCTCTGGAACACACTCGACACGCGGTTCGCCGGATACGAGGCCATCGCGAAATTCGACGTGCGGCGGGCGAACGGCGCCTGTCTGCATGCCGTTATCGTTACGCGCAACGCGCTCGATCCGCCCCTCAATGTCCGCCATTTCAAATACAATGGCTATCCGTTCATCGTGGAAGGACAAAACGACGAGAGTGGCGTCTACCGCGCGCGCATTGAAACACCCGATGGCGACCACATCGAGCCCGACATGCTGCACGCCTCCATCGTCGAATTCCTGCGCGGCGAGCCTGTCGCAACCATGGACGAATCGCTGCGCAATCTCGATTGGATGCTGCGCATCCGCGACACGGCGCGGGAGGCCGCACAATAACCATGCCCAAGCTGAACGCCGCAAATCTGCGATTGCTCCCTGGGCGCGCATATCCCCTGGGACCAGCCGTGCGGGCTTCGGGCGTCCGTTTCGCCGTGGTTAGCCGCCACGCCACACGCGTATGGCTCGCGCTGTTCGACAATGCCGACGATCGCGAACCGGCTCTGGAAATCGAACTCGATCCAGCCCGTTACCGCACGGGCGATGTCTGGAGCATTTATGTGGAAGGTTTGGCGCCCGGCGCATTCTACATGTACCGGGTTGACGGACCATTTGATCCGAAAGCCGGCCACCGTTTCGACAAAAACATCTACCTTTTGGATCCCTACGCCAAAATAATTGTCGGAGACATTCAGGAACGCACGGCCAAATGTGTCGCTTTTGGAGAAAGCCAGGACTGGGTGGACGACGTTCGCCCGCGCGTGTCCCTTGGAAATCTTGTCATCTACGAAACACATGTCCGCGGCCTGACCTTTGACACATCATCCGGCGTACAGCATCCCGGAACTTATTTGGGTGTGATCGAAAAGATCCCATATCTGAAGGATTTGGGCGTGACGGCCGTGGAATTCCTTCCGGTCCAAGAATTCGGCGAAACGCGACTCGGACGATGCAGCATCGCTTCAGGACAGGAATTGCACAATTACTGGGGC
The DNA window shown above is from Candidatus Hydrogenedentota bacterium and carries:
- a CDS encoding Gfo/Idh/MocA family oxidoreductase, translating into MTIRSDRRVAIIGASGIGKHHAKWWAHAGADVCAFAGTSPESIAKTHDTLTTLFGFAGRGYTRVEEMIEVERPDIVDVCSPPPLHARHVRAALESGCHVLCEKPFVYDPALSRGELMDAAASLASLAQRRGCLLSVSTQYAAAALSFARIWANREPVAHYHGHLESPARNRPPDPVRVWVDLSPHPLSVLLKLAPDGEVLWNTLDTRFAGYEAIAKFDVRRANGACLHAVIVTRNALDPPLNVRHFKYNGYPFIVEGQNDESGVYRARIETPDGDHIEPDMLHASIVEFLRGEPVATMDESLRNLDWMLRIRDTAREAAQ